One stretch of Kwoniella pini CBS 10737 chromosome 3, complete sequence DNA includes these proteins:
- a CDS encoding 60S ribosomal protein uL11, which translates to MPPKFDPSEVKIIYLRAVGGEVGASSALAPKIGPLGLSPKKVGEDIAKATSDWKGLRVTCQLTIQNRQATVSVVPSASALVIKALKEPPRDRKKEKNIKHSGNIPLDQIYDIARKLAHKSFAKSLSGGVLEVLGTAQSVGCTIDGKPPHDIIDAIHDGEIVVPDE; encoded by the exons ATGCCTCCCAAGTTCGACCCCTCGGAAGTTAAG ATCATTTACCTTAGAGCTGTTGGTGGTGAAGTTGGTGCTTCATCTGCTTTAGCTCCTAAGATTGGTCCTCTTGGTTTG TCCCCCAAGAAGGTTGGTGAAGATATCGCCAAGGCTACCTCCGACTGGAAGGGTCTCCGAGTAACTTGTCAATTGACTATCCAAAACAG ACAAGCTACCGTCTCTGTTGTCCCATCCGCATCTGCCCTCGTTATCAAAGCCCTCAAAGAACCCCCTAGAGACcgaaagaaggagaagaacaTCAAACACTCTGGAAACATCCCTCTTGACCAAATCTACGAC ATCGCCCGAAAATTGGCTCACAAATCATTCGCCAAATCTCTTTCAGGTGGTGTTTTAGAAGTTTTAGGTACTGCTCAATCAGTTGGTTGTACAATTGACGGAAAACCACCTCACGATATCATTGATGCTATCCATGATGGTGAGATTGTTGTTCCTGATGAGTAA
- a CDS encoding TATA-box-binding protein, producing MSGLALPTSSSSNSIPKIGSSSQNNGNGNGVGQIIRDDERLEGEGEILKRAPVKAISSVPEITSVQGLVPTLQNIVATVNLECRLDLKTIALHARNAEYNPKRFAAVVMRIRDPKTTALIFASGKMVVTGAKSEDDSRLASRKYARIIQKLGFDAKFAEFKIQNIVGSCDVKFPIRLEGLAFSHGAFSSYEPELFPGLIYRMMKPKVVLLIFVSGKIVLTGAKVREEIYMAFNQIYSVLVEFRKEA from the exons ATGTCAGGTTTAGCTCTTcctacttcatcttcctctaaTTCTATACCTAAAATCGGATCTTCGAGTCAaaataatggaaatggaaatggagTTGGACAAATTATaagagatgatgaaagattagaaggagaaggtgaaatatTAAAAAGAGCACCTGTTAAAGCTATTAGTAGTGTACCTGAAATTACATCTGTTCAAGGATTAGTACCTACTTTACA AAATATAGTGGCTACTGTTAATCTTGAATGTCGGTTGGATTTGAAAACTATTGCTTTACACGCTAGAAATGCGGAATATAATCCAAAG CGTTTCGCAGCAGTTGTAATGAGAATAAGAGATCCTAAAACAACAGCTTTAATATTCGCATCAGGTAAAATGGTAGTAACAGGAGCaaaatcagaagatgatagtAGACTTGCATCAAGAAAATATGCACgtataattcaaaaattagGATTTGATGCGAAATTTGCAGAAtttaaaattcaaaatattgTTGGATCTTGTGATGTTAAATTTCCAATAAGATTAGAAGGTTTAGCATTTAGTCATGGTGCCTTTAGTAGTTATGAACCTGAA TTATTCCCTGGTTTAATTTATAGAATGATGAAACCTAAAGTAGTTTTACTTATTTTCGTATCTGGTAAAATTGTTTTAACTGGTGCAAAAGttagagaagaaatttaTATGGcttttaatcaaatttattcGGTATTAGTTG AATTCCGAAAAGAAGCATAA